Part of the Kitasatospora sp. NBC_01266 genome, AGCAACCACCTGCCGCCGGGCAACGCGGTCGGGCCGGTGCGCAGCGCCCGGGAGAGCGACCTGCCGATCCTGCAGCAGTACGGCAAGGTCGCCTTCGCCTACTCCGGCGCGCTGAGCAAGTTCCTGCCGGTGCTGGCCCAGGCGAACATCTTCAACGCCTCGCCGCAGCAGGTCGGTTCCGCGTACTACCGGGGGACGGAGAACGTCGCTCCGTACAACCTGTTCGTGCGGCCCTCCTCGGTCCTGCAGGCCTTCCCGGACTCGGCCCAGGCCAAGGACGTGGGCTTCCGGTTCGGCCCGGCACCGCAGGGCGGGACGCCGACCGACAGCTTCACCGCGACGATGCCGGCCGCCTCGTTCACCTTCAGCTGGTCCGCCGCGCAGGACAAGTACCTGGTGGCGATGGACGGCAAGCCGGCCATGACCACCGATGCCGGGCAGATGGGCGCGCCCACCATCGTGGTGCAGAAGGTGGCCGAGACCACCTCGCCGCGCGGCTTCATGGACTCCCCCGGGGTGCTCTCCCCGTACGCGCCGACCGTCGGCAGCGGAGAAGCGGTGGTGCTGCGGGACGGCAAGGCGTACCAAGGCAGTTGGTCCAGGACCGACCCGGACGGCGGCACCACGTTCAGCTATGCCGGGCAGCCGCTGAACTTCCACCCCGGGCAGGTCTGGGTGGTGCTGGAGCCCCAGTGAGCCTGCGGCGCACCATCGTTGACCTGTCACCGGCCTGAAATTCACTGACCTGAAGTCGGATCGCCGACTTCAGGTCAGCTCAGTCGGACAGGTAGTCATGCCCTTCGGGGTCGTCCGTGGTGTACATCGCGGCCTCCTCCGCCGAGGCCGCGCCGCCGGAGATGCCCCGGTCCTGCGCGATCTGCTCGGTGCGCGCGCCGTCGCAGGCGATCAGCCGGCCGGTGCGGGTCTCCCCCGCCTCCGGGTCGACCGGCTCCGGGTCGGTGCCGTAGGTGTCGCCGATCCCGTCCCCGTCGGGCGTGGCGACCTCGGGCAGCTCCGCGGCCAGCCGTCGCGCCAGGCTCTCCCCGTCGCGCTGCTCGGCCGCCGTCGTCCCGAAGCGCTCGACGGCGACCGGGCGATCCAGCGGCGCGTAGCCCTCGTCCAGGGCCGAGTCCAGGCCCCGGTCGACCAGGGTGTCCTCCGGCTCCAGCGGGCCGATGTCGTCCTGCACCTCGGAGCCGTCCGGCTGGTACACCTGGTCGCCCATCAACGTCTCTTCCGACATGAGCTCCTCCTCACCGAACATCGGCCCCGCACGGGCTCCACACGCCCAGCGTGGACCCCCGCTCAGCGGATCGCAGCCCGAAGCGTGCCGCGGGGCCCGCGGAATCCGCACTCGAACGGGGCCGAGAACCGGCCAAAACAGCCGGAAACCGCCGGGGCGGAACTGACTGCCGAACAGCCGTGGGAACAGAGTGAGGGAACTGCCACGGGACCTCTATTGCACCCCTCCGCGCAATGCCGCGGGCAGGCCGAAAACGGATCAGACGAACCTTGACGCTGCCGGGGGAAACGGGTCATCCTCTTGCGGAGGGCGATCTCCACTTTATCGAGGAGCGCCCTCTCGACACGCCTCGATTCATTTCCGTCATACACCCCGTCGCCGGAGTCGCCGCGGATCAGCGGAAGGCCATAAATGCGCCTGGAAAATTCCGAATCGGACAGCGACAACCGCTGCGTGTGCGCCACCGCCAGAGTCAGGGGACGGGATCTCGCACCCACGTTGGCCGCGCTGGTGCGGCTGTCGGAGCGGGAGCGCGAGGTCCTGCTGCTGATCGCCTCGGCCTACAGCGACGCGGAGATCGCCACCCAGCTGTTCATCAGCCACCGCACCGTGCGGGCGCATGTCAGCGCCATCTTCGACAAGCTGGCGCTCGGCAGCCGGGTCGAGGCCGCGGTGGTCGGCACCTACGGCCTGCTGGGCTGCGCCCATGTCACCGAGGTGCTGTGGCCCGGCGGCGCCCGGCTCCCGGTGCTCGATCTCGTCTGATCCCCAGGACGGCCGCCCGACGGCCGCCCGGCGCCCGTCCAGCGCCCGCCCGGCGCCCGCCCGACATCCGCCCTGAGTCGCGAGGACTGTCAGAAGTGACGATGACGGCCGTCTGACATAGCCATGACGATAGAACCGGCCGAAGCCCGCCGCCTCCGAGTCCCGAGTCCCGGCCGTCCGAGTCCATCCGAGTTCCGCGAGCCGCCGACCGCGCCCGACCGCGCCCGACCGGGCCCGTTCCGACCCGCGGTATTTCTCCGTGCCATTTCCGCTTCAGCGCACCCGCGCGATTCCCGGCAATGCGAGCAATTCCCGCGCCGCACGGCCGGTCCGCCATGCCCGACAACCCCTGGGTGACCCATGCGCACACTGCTCCTGTTCGACGGTCTCGGCGCTTCCTGTGCCGAATTGATCACACAACTGCGCACCCTGTACGCACGCCCGGAGAACCGCGCCTATTTCACCGTCGTCTGCGCGGCGGTGGAAACCGCGCTCGACCATGTCGGCAGCACCGGCCAGCAGGAGCAGCTGCCCGCCGGCCTGCCGCTGCGGGCCTGGCTGCACGCACCGGTCGCACCGGCCGCCGTCCCGGCCGACTCGATCAGCGCGGGCGTCTGCACCCACGCGCTCCAGCTCTGCGGGCTCCAGCCGACCGGCCTGCTCGCGACCACGGCCCGGCGCGAGGTGGTCGGCGCGCTCGGCCTGAGCCTGGGCCTGCAGGCGGCGATCGTCGCCGCCCTCGACGTGCGCCGGCCCGACGCCTTCCTCGACCTGTGCGCCCGGTCCATCCGGCTGGTCGTCCTCGCCCTGGTCCGGGCCCAGCAGGTGGCCAGGGCGGACCCCGTCGACCCGGAGCTGCTGCGCCGCTACCTGCACGGTCGGCCCCAGGCGCACCGGCCCGCGCCGATGGCCTCGGTGACCGGCCTCGACCGCGGCGTGCTGGTCGAGGCCGTCGCCCGGCACAACAGCCGCACCAGGCGGGCGGGCGAAGGGCCGGCCGTCGAGGTCGGGCTGGTCGCCTCTCCCCGCACCCAGCTGCTCAGCGGCCGGACCCAGGACCTGCTGGACTTCCACGTCGCGCACGAGCGGTTGCTCGCCGAGGCAGCTGCGGAGTGGAGCTTCCTGCGCAACACCCTGCCGTTCCACAGCAGTCGGCTGGCTCCCGCGCTGCGCCGGGCGGAGCGCGACCGTGCCTTCCTCGGCCCCGGGCCGAGCGGCGACCAGCTCAGGTTTCCGGTCCAGGCCACCGACGCACCCCGCGATCTACGTGAATCCACCGACCTGGACGCCGAGTTCACCAGCCTGATGCTGGTGCGCCCGGTGGACTGGCCGGCCGCCGTGGCCCGGGCGATGGCCACCTGCGCACCCGAACGGGCCGTCGACTTCGGCCCCGGACCGGCCGCGCGGATGTTCACCCGCGACTGCCTGCGCCCTGCCGGCCACAGGCTGCGCTTCGACTCCGGCCCTCGGGCCTCGCTGCAAGGAAGGTGACCGATGCACTGCCTCCTGTTCCCCGGGCAAGGCGTCCAGCGCAAGGGGATGGGCGCCGGGCTGTTCGAGGAGTTCGGCGAACTCACCGCCGCCGCGAACGACGTACTCGGCTACTCCATCGAGGAGTTGTGCCTGCGCGACGAGCAGCGCCGGCTGCGCGACACCCGCTACGCGCAGCCGGCCGTCTTCTTCGTCAACGCACTGCTCGGCCGCAAACTGCTGGCGGAGCGTCCCGGCTACTACTCCTGCCTGGCCGGGCACAGTCTGGGCGAGTACAACGCGCTGGTGCTGGGCGGCTGGCTCGACCTGCTGGAGGCGCTGCCGCTGGTGCGGCGGCGCGCCGAGCTGATGTCCCAGGTGACCGGCGGCGGGATGGCCGCGGTGCTCGGCGTGCCGGGCGTGCTGGTCGAGCGGGCGCTGCGGGAGACCCAGCTCTCCAAGGTGTACATCGCCAACCGGAACGCCGACACGCAGACCACCATCGCCGGTGACAGCGCCGAACTCCTGGTCGCCGCGAAGACGATGGCCGCACTGCCCGGCGCCCGGGTGGTCCGGGTCAACGTCAGCGGGCCGTTCCACACGCCGCTGATGGAGCCGGTCGAGGCCGCCCTGGCGGAGCTGCTGCGCGACTGCGCTTTCAACACCGGGCAGCTGCCGGTGCGTTCGAGCGTCAGCGGCGAGCTCTTCGAGCCGGCGCACGCGGTCGACCTGCTCAGCCGTCAGGTCTCGGCGCCGGTGGAGTGGATCCGCACCGTGCGCGGTCTGCGCGCGGCTGGCGTCACCCGGTTCGACGAGGTCAACGGTCGGACCCTGCTCTCCCTCCTGGAAGGAATCCGCTGACTCCCATGACCACCACCAGCAGCCCGGACATCGCCGTGATCGGCATCGGCATCGAGCTCCCGGGCGTCCACGACCTGGCGGCGTACTGGCGGATCATCAGCTCCGGCCAGAGCCTGACCCGGCCGTTCCCCGCCGACCGGGGCAGCCGGCTGGCGGAGTACGTCCGCTACGCGCGGGCGACCACCGTCGAGCCGGTCACCGATCCCGAGGTCGACTTCTACGACGGCTGCTACCTCGACGAGGTCGACGGCTTCGACTACGCCGTCTTCGGGATGAACCCCAAACAGGCCGCCACCACCGACCCGCACCAGCGGCTCGCCCTGCGCACCATGTACCGCGCGCTGGAGGACGCCGGCTGCACCGGCGAGCGGGCGCGCGGCAGCCGGGCCGGCGTCTTCGTCGGCTTCGCCACCAACCCGGGCTCCACTTACCTCGACTACGTCTGCCGGATCGATCCCGCGCTCGCCCAGCTCGCGCTCACCGGCAACATCCCGACCATGATGGCCAACCGGCTCTCCCACGTGCTGGACCTGCGCGGCCCGAGCCTGGTGGTCGACACCGCCTGCTCCGCCTCGCTGGTCGCCGTCCACCAGGCCAGGAACGCGCTGCTGATGGGTGATTGCGACCTCGCCGTGGTCGGCGGCGCCCGGATCGTCTTCGCACCGGTCAAGCACCCGCACACCAGGATCGGCATCGAGGCGGCGGACGGCATCACCCGCACCTTCGACGAGTCCGCCGACGGCACCGGATTCGGCGAGGGCGCGGGCGCGGTGGTGCTCAAGCGGCTGGCCGACGCGGTGGCCGACGGGGACCGGATCCACGCCGTGCTCAAGGGCAGCGCGGTCAACCACGACGGCCGCACCGAGGGGATCACCAACCCCGACTCCGACTCGCAGGCCGAACTGCTGCTCGCCGCTTGGCGGAACGCGGGCGTCGACCCGCGCAGCATCGGCTATGTCGAGGCGCACGGCACGGCGACCAGCGTCGGGGACCCGGTCGAGTACGAGGGCCTGCGCCGCGCCTTCGCCCGGCACACCGCCGACCTGCAGTTCTGCGCGGTGGGCGCGGTCAAGGCCAACATCGGCCACCTCTTCGAGAGTTCGGGTGTGGTGGGGCTGATCAAGGCCGCACTGACCGTCAAGTACGGGACCATCCCGCCACTGGCCAACTTCAAGGTCGCCAACCCGAAGATCGACTTCGCCACCGGCCCGCTCTACGTGCCGACCACCGCCCAGCCCTGGCCGGCGTCGGCCGGCCCCCGGCGCAGCGGCGTCAGCGCGTTCGGCCTCGGCGGCACCAACGCCCATGCGGTGCTGGAGGAGTACCTCGCCCCGGCGGTGCCGCCCGCCGCGCCGGGGCCGCAGCTCTTCACGCTCAGCGCGGCCACCGCGCGCTCGCTCGCCCGGCTGGTCGAGCGCTACCTCGGCTTCATCGACCAAGGCGGTCTGGACGGCGTGGAGTTCGCCGATGTCTGCCACACCGCCCGGGTGTCCCGCGCCGGGCACCGCCACCGGCTCGCGGTGATCGCCGACGACGTCGCGCAGCTGCGCGCGGGGCTGGCGCAGAGCGCCGCGGAAGCCCTGGAGGGAACCCTGGAAGGGACGTTGACCCGCCGCACCGAGCAGCCCGCGGCCGAACTCCTCGCCGAGGCCGCCGACTGGCTGGCCGGCGGCCCGCTGACGCAGCGCCCCGGGCCGGACGCCCGCACCCCGCGGATCGTGGACCTGCCCGGCTACGAGTACGACGACACCGCCTGCTGGGTCGACTTCCCGGACGACTGGCGGGCCAAGCTCTCGATCACGCCCGAGGAGCGGCACCCGGTCACCCACACCGTCGAGTTCCGCCCGGCGCCCGAACCCGCCGCGCCGCAGTCGCCGGTGCGGATGCTCGCGCTGGTCGGCCCCGACGGCGCGGCCGAGGCCGCGCTGACCGCGGCGGCCGGCGCCCACGCGCTGCGCGTGCTGCGCCTGGCCGGCCAAGGCGCGGATGCGCCCGGCGCCACGGACCCCGACCACTTCACGCTGGACCCCGCCTCCCTCGACCGGGTCGCCCAGCTGGTGCTGGACCAGGACGTCACCCACCTCGTGCACGCGCTCTCCTTCGAGCGCGGACCGGCCGAATCGGTCGCCGAGCTCGACCGCCGGGTGCGGGACAACCTGCACAGCCTCTTCCTGCTGGCCAAGTCCCTGATGGCGCACGGTGTCAAGGCTTCGCTGGTGGTGCTGAGCCGCCAGGCCCTGCCCACCGAACAGGGCGAGGTCTGCGCCGTGGAGAACGCCGCACTGGTGGGCCTGGCCAAGGTGATCACCCGGGAGTACCCGTACCTCGGGACCATGGTGGTCGACATCGACGACGCCGTGCCCGCCACCGCACTGGGCGGCCAACTCGTCTCGCCCGAACTCGGGGTGTTCGCCCTGCGCGGCGAGCGGCGGCTGCGCGAGGTCTTCGCCGAGCTGCCGGAGCTCTCGCCGGCCGCGAACCAGCCGACCGCAGACCAGCCGACCGAGGCGCCCGACTACCTCAAGCCCGGCGGCGTCTACCTGGTCACCGGCGGCACCGGCGCGCTCGGCCTCGCGGTGGCCCGCTTCTTCGCCCAGTCGCGCCCCGACCTCACCCTCGTGCTGCTCAGCCGCTCCGGCCTGCCGCCCCGCGAGCAGTGGCCCGCCGTGCTCACCGCCGGTCCGGCGGAAGACCCGATGGCCGCGCGGGTCAAGGCGGTTGAGGAGCTGATGGCGCTGGGCGCCACCGTGCAGGTGTGCCGCACCGACGCCGGCGACCCGGCCGCCCTCGCCGCCACGATGGCCGAACTGCTGGCGCGCCACGGGCGGATCGACGGCATCGTGCACGCGGCCGGGCTGCCCGGCGAGAGCAGCCTGCTGTTCCGCGAGCCGGCCGACTTCGCGGCGGTGGTGCGCCCCAAGCTGCACGGCGCCTTCGTGCTGGACCAGGCGACCCGGGGCAACCGGCCCGACTTCATCGTGCACTTCTCCTCGGTCGCCGCCGTCTTCCCCGCACCCGGGCAGGGCGACTACGCGGCCGGCAACTACTACCTGGACGCGCTGGCCCGCGCCGACGCCGACGACCGCTGCCACGTCCTGGCCCTCGACTGGGTGGCCTGGAAGGAGATCGGCATGGCGGTGGACTACGGCACCAACGGCGACACCATGTTCAAGGGCCTGTCCACCGCGACCGCCCTGTCGATCATGGACGCCGGGCTGCGGTCCGGTCACAGCCGGATCTTCGCGGGCGAGACCAACTACGGCGGCGAACTGATCCATCTGCTCGGCTCCTACGACGTCGCCCTGGCCCCCGAGGTCGAGACCAAGATGCGAACCGCCGTCGCCGCCGCCGAGGGCCGGCTGCGCCAGGCCGCCGAGCGGATCAGGAGCACCATCGCCGCGGTCACCGTCGAACTCACCGGGCGCCCGGACGGCGACTACTCGCCGGTGGAGCGCACGGTCGCCCGGTGCATGGCGCAGGCCTTCGGCTACCCGACGCTGGACCTGGAGGACGACTTCTTCGACCTGGGCGGCGACTCCATCATGGCCGCCTCGGTCGCGGGCACCATCTCCGCCTGCCTCGACGTCCGGTTCGACGTGGCCGACCTGCTGGCCGACCGGACGATCGCCGAGATCGCCTACCACATCGAGTCGTCGGGCGAGTTGCCCGCCGACGCCGGTGCCTAGCCCGGGGCACCCGGTGACGGACCTGACCCAGGGCCCGGTGCTCTCCCGGATCATCGGGTTCGCCGTGCCGCTGACCCTGGCCGATCTGCTGCAACAGGGCTACCTGCTGGTGGACAGCATCATCGTGGGACGCACGGTCGGCATCGACGGCCTGGCCGCCGTCGGTGCCGGGCAGCCGCTGTTCTACCTGATGAACGCCATGTTCATCGGCATCGGCACGGCCTTCACCATCCGGCTGGCCCACCTCAAGGGTGCCGGGGAGAGCGGTGCCGTCCGCGCGGTGGCCCGCTCGCTGACCCTGTTCACCGTCGGGTGGAGCATCGGCGGCCTGCTGCTCACCGTGCTGCTGGCCCGCTACGCCTTCGACCTGATCGGCATCCATGGCCAACTGGTGGCGCAGGGACGGGCGTTCCTCGACACGCTGGCGTTCGGCTTCCCCGCGATCTTCGGCGGCGCGGCGGTCAGCGCGTTCCTGCGCGGCCTGGGCGCGAGCCGGGCCGCGATGTGGATCCAGGGCCTGGGCAGCGTGGTCAACGCCGCGCTGGCCTGGTTCTTCGTCGCCGGGCTGCATCTGGGGGTGGCGGGCGCGGCGCTGGCCACCGTCAGTGCCGCGACCCTCGCCCTGGCGGTGGGCCTGGCGCACATCCGCCGGGCCTACCCGCTGGGCCCGCGCGAGGCCACGCCCGCCGTACGGCGCGAACTCACCGACGCAATGCGGCTCGGCGCGCCGCTGGCGATCCAGCACATCGGCCTGGCTCTGGGCATCATGGTGCTGGTCTGGATCATCGCGCGGTTCGGCGCGGTCTGCCTGGCCGCCTTCACCGTGGTGGCCCGGCTGGAGCTGTTCACCTCACTGCTCTTCCTGGACCTGTCCGGCGGCCTGTGCGCGTTCGTCGCGCAGAACCTGGGAGCCGGCCGAAGTGACCGCAACCGCACCGGACTTCGGCAGACCGTGCTGCTCACCCTGGGTCTCACCGCGCTGGTCTCGGCGGTCGTGCTGCTGGCCCGCGCCCCGATCGCGAGCCTGTTCACCGGCGACCTCCGGGCCAGGGAGCTGACGGCCCGTTACATCCTGATCACCTACCCGTTCTTCGTCTGCTACACCGTCATGGTCGTGGTCCACGGCTACCTCAACGGCGCCCGGCGCACCGCCGTACCGCTGATCTGCACCGTGCTCGCCTTCCTGCTGACCCAGGTCCCCGCCGCCTACCTGCTGCACGGACCACTCGGCATCGACGGCGTGATGTGGGCGGTCGTGCTGGGCTGGGCCGTCGGCCTGGCATACACCCTGGTCGCGGTGCGGCGACTGCTGCTGCCCGCCGTACCACCACCCGCACCGCGCGCCGAGGAGGCTGCCACATGGGCGAAGTGACGCAGCGTCAGATCTCCTTCGGCGGCGGCCGGGCCCGCACCGCGCCGCTGGCCTGGGGCCAGCTCACCACCTGGGACGACATGCGCCACTTCCTGCCCGAGGTGAAGGCGTTCTTCGTGCTCTCCCGGCGGGTGTCGGTGCCGGCCGGCCTCGGCACCGACGCGGTGGTCGACGCGCTGCGCGTGCTGCTGGAGCGGCACGAGTCGCTGCGCAGCCGGTACCGCGCCGCGCCGGGCGAGGCGGTCGTCCAGCGGGTGCTGGCCGAGGGCCGGGTGCCGCTCACCGTGATCGACTGGACGCCCGCGGACCGGCTGCCCTTCGAGACGGCCGTCGAGCGGGCCCAGCACGCCATCGTCACCCGGCGGCTCGACCACGCGAGCGAACCACCCGTCCTGTTCAGCCTGCTGACCCGGGCCGGCGCCGCACGGCTGGTCGTCCTCGGGGTCTCGCACGTCGCCGCCGACGCGCGGGCCGTGGACCTGCTGATGGCCGAGCTCGGCGGGCTGCTCGACGCGGCGGCGGCGGGCGCGCCCGTCCCACCTCCGTGGACCCGCTGGCAGCCCGCCGACCAGGCCGCCTACGAGCAGTCGCCGCCGGGGATGCTGCGCAACGCGGCGGCGCTGCGCCGGCTGCGCGAGCAGCTGGCAGGCGCCGCCACCGGCGCCTTCCCCGCGCCCGTGGCACCGCCGGAGCACCCGGGCCACCCGCGCTACCTCTGCGGCCGGCTGGAGTCGGCCGCCGTCCCGCTCGCCCTGCGGGTGCTCGCCCGCCGCCACCGGGCCGGCACCTCGGCCGTCCTGCTCGCCGCCACCGCCGCACTCACCCGCGCACTCACCGGAACCGACCGCCACACCTTCGCCCTGGTGGCGGCGGGCCGCGGCGACCCGGCCGGCCAGTACGCCGTCACCAGCCTCAGCCAGACCGGCTGGGCCACCCTGGACACCGGCGTGGCGAGCTTCGCCGAACTCACCGCGCTCGCCGCCACCGCCCTCGCCGAGGCCGCCCGGCACTGCCTGCACGATCCCCGGGCGGCCCGCGCGGTGATCCGCGACCTCGAACGGCGCCGTGCCGCGCCGCTCGAGCTGGGCTGCCGCTTCAACGACATGTGGGCGTGGACCAGGAAGCAGCCGGTCCACACCCTGCCCGACCACCGGACCGTGCTGGCCGCCACCGCCGGCACCCGGCTCGACTGGCCCGCCGACCAGGCCACCGAGAACGACCGGATCACCCTCTCCGTCAACCTCTACGGGACCGCCGACCGCCTCGTCATCGAGGCCCTCGCCGACACCCACCGGCTGCCCCGCCCACAGCTGCGCGCGCTGCTGCGCGGCTACGAACGCCTGCTGGTGGAACTGGTCGCCCGCGACGTGCCCCCGGCCGAGGTGGCCGCACTCCTGGCGGCGGATCCCGCACCGGCCCCGGCACAGTCATAAGCTCGGCGTCATAAGCTCGGACGGTCACTCCATGACGGAACGGCCGTGCGGGCGAAATCACCGATCCTGGCGCATGACCCGACCGGTACCGGGGATGCGCTCCACAGGAAGGTGGTCGAGATGGGCACGCAGTCGAGCACGCCCTGCTGGCCGGGCCACGGGTGCCGCGGATGAACAGCGCCCGCGACGCCGTGCGCCACCGGGCCGCCGGGCTGCCCGGTCGCCACCTCGTGGTGAGCGTCTGGCACGGCCTGCGGGCGGGCGCCGCCGAGCTGTGGCACCGGGGCCACGAGATCGAACTGCTGCAGCGCTCGATGGCCTTCGCGGCGCTCTACTTCGTCACCCTGGTGCCCCTGCTGGTGGTGATCGCCGCGGCCGCGCCCACCCGGGGCGACGGGATCACCGGCTGGATCACCGACGGCCTGGGCCTGACCAGCCGCGGCACCCAGGCGGTCAGCGCCCTGTTCGCCTCCCAGCACGAGGTGCTGAGCACCACCACCGGGTTCGGCCTGGCCGCGCTCGCCTTCTTCGGCCTCTCCCTGATGGCCTCGATGCAGACCGCCTACGAGCGGATCTGGGAGCTGCCCCGGGGCCGCTGGCACACGGTCTGGCGGCAGGCGGTGGGCCTGGCCGGCCTGATCGGCTACGTCGTGATCGCCGCCTGGAGCGGGGAACCCTGGAGCAGCAGCTTCGCGCAGCCGACCCTGCGGATCGCGGCCACGGTGCTCGGCGGCGCGCTGCTCTTCTGGTGGCTGCAGCGCCTGCTGCTGGGCGGCCGGGTCGCCTGGCTCACCCTGCTGCCGGGCGCTCTGTCCACCATGGCGGCGCTGGCCGGGCTGCGGTTCTTCTCCCGGCTGGTCTTCGCGCCGCTGCTGGTCTCCAACGCCGTCTCCTACGGCACGGTGGGCACGGTGCTGGTGGTCCAGTCCTGGCTGATCGGGGTCGGCTTCACCGTCTACGGCGGGGCGCTCTTCGGCCGGGCGCTGAACAGCCACTTCGGCTGGGGCGAGCAGATCGACGACGAGCAGGCCGACACCGAGAGCTGAGCCCGCTCAGCCCACTGGCCCCGCGCCGCGCAGCGCCTCCAGGTGCAGTGCCAGGTGGCGCCGCCAGGCATCGGGGGCCACCGCCTCGCCCGCGTCCACGATGCCGCGCAGCGCCCAGGCGGTCGCCTGGATGTCGGCGAGCACGATGTCCGGCCGGATCCTGCCGTGCCGCTGCGCCCGCGCCAGCAACTCCGCGAGCAGCGCCCGCAGCCGCTCGGTGCAGTCGGGCTGCGGACGGCCGAAGACCTGGTCGGCGTAGCCGCGGTGGTCGGCGAAGGACTGGCCGAGAACCACCAGGAAGCGCTCCAGGCCCGTCCCGTCCGCGCGGTCCAGCTCGCGCCGGGCCGCCTCGATCAGCTCGTCCAGGATCAGCCGGACCAGCTCGTCGAGCAGGTTCTCCTTGTTCGGGAAGTGCCGGTAGAGGGTGCCGACGCCGACCCCGGCGCGTGAGGCGATCAGCTCCATGCTGGCGGCCGGGCC contains:
- a CDS encoding ribonuclease BN, which produces MNSARDAVRHRAAGLPGRHLVVSVWHGLRAGAAELWHRGHEIELLQRSMAFAALYFVTLVPLLVVIAAAAPTRGDGITGWITDGLGLTSRGTQAVSALFASQHEVLSTTTGFGLAALAFFGLSLMASMQTAYERIWELPRGRWHTVWRQAVGLAGLIGYVVIAAWSGEPWSSSFAQPTLRIAATVLGGALLFWWLQRLLLGGRVAWLTLLPGALSTMAALAGLRFFSRLVFAPLLVSNAVSYGTVGTVLVVQSWLIGVGFTVYGGALFGRALNSHFGWGEQIDDEQADTES
- a CDS encoding TetR/AcrR family transcriptional regulator, which produces MRESGTRTVRRDAVRNHRLVIDAARAVMSQYGPAASMELIASRAGVGVGTLYRHFPNKENLLDELVRLILDELIEAARRELDRADGTGLERFLVVLGQSFADHRGYADQVFGRPQPDCTERLRALLAELLARAQRHGRIRPDIVLADIQATAWALRGIVDAGEAVAPDAWRRHLALHLEALRGAGPVG